TCAAATGGGTATTATTAAAATGAAACTGCCATTGAAAGACCTAGAGAAGAAGGAAAAAACAAAACAACAACCAAGTAAGATGGTGACACGTACAAATCGATTAACGGTAAAAATGGAATTAGATTTGCGAGGCTATCGTTATGATGAAGCGATGGTGGCTCTGGACCAATATTTAGACCAAGCAGTATTAAGTAACTATGAAGATGTTTATATTATTCATGGTAAAGGTACAGGCGCATTGCAAAAAGGTGTGCAACAACATCTCAAACGTCATAAGAGTGTTGCAGACTTCCGCATGGGTATGCCAAGTGAAGGTGGCTTTGGCGTAACAGTGGCCACTCTACGTTAATGAGCATTTAAAGTGAAAGGTAAGAATTGATTTGTTATAATTTGTTCATCATTAAAAATCGAGGAGGCTATAACATATGGCTATTATTGAAGCAACAGATGCAAAATTTGATCAACAAGTAGAAGAAGGCGTTAAATTAGTAGATTTCTGGGCAACTTGGTGTGGGCCTTGTAAAATGATTGCACCAGTATTAGAAGACTTAGCAGCAGACTACGAAGGTAAAGCAGACATCTTAAAATTAGATGTAGACCAAAACCAAGCAACAGCTGCTAAATTTGAAGTAATGAGTATTCCAACATTAATCGTATTCAAAAACGGTCAACCAGTTGATAAAATTGTTGGATTCCAACCTAAAGAAAACTTAGCACAAGTTTTAGATAAACACCTATAAGAGATAATTGACTACCCAGGCGTTTAAGGTTGATAGAGCAAACACTGGATCAATAATAAAAAGCCTATTCGCATGATTGCGGATAGGCT
This region of Staphylococcus sp. IVB6240 genomic DNA includes:
- the trxA gene encoding thioredoxin produces the protein MAIIEATDAKFDQQVEEGVKLVDFWATWCGPCKMIAPVLEDLAADYEGKADILKLDVDQNQATAAKFEVMSIPTLIVFKNGQPVDKIVGFQPKENLAQVLDKHL